In Oncorhynchus tshawytscha isolate Ot180627B linkage group LG23, Otsh_v2.0, whole genome shotgun sequence, the following proteins share a genomic window:
- the LOC112222745 gene encoding LOW QUALITY PROTEIN: histone-lysine N-methyltransferase 2B (The sequence of the model RefSeq protein was modified relative to this genomic sequence to represent the inferred CDS: inserted 1 base in 1 codon), which yields MTGARMLGLLHDTVVFLVEQLQGARRCHSHAFRFFKQISQEEDLPVNPSGCARSEVYLRKSTFDMFNFLASQHCQLPDINPYDEEEDEVPLKSTRRATSLELPMAMRFRHLERTSKEAVGVYRSAIHGXGLFCKRNIDAQEMVIEYAGIVIRSVLTDKREKYYDGKGIGCYMFRIDDFDVVDATMHGNAARFINHSCEPNCYSRVINVEGQKHIVIFALRKIYQGEELTYDYKFPIEDPASKLNCNCGARKCRRFLN from the exons ATGACAGGTGCCCGTATGCTGGGCCTGCTCCACGACACAGTGGTCTTCCTGGTGGAGCAGCTCCAGGGGGCCCGCCGCTGCCATAGCCACGCCTTCCGCTTCTTTAAACAGATCAGCCAAGAGGAGGACCTGCCTGTCAACCCCTCTGGATGCGCCCGCTCTGAGGTCTACCTCAG GAAGTCCACCTTCGACATGTTCAACTTCCTGGCTTCCCAGCACTGCCAGCTGCCTGACATCAACCCCTACGATGAGGAAGAAGATGAAGTCCCACTCAAATCCACAAG ACGTGCCACTAGCTTGGAGCTCCCCATGGCCATGCGCTTCAGACATCTGGAGAGGACATCTAAGGAGGCTGTAGGCGTGTACAG gtctGCTATCCACG GAGGTCTGTTCTGCAAGAGGAACATCGATGCTCAGGAGATGGTCATCGAGTATGCCGGCATCGTCATTCGCTCAGTGCTCACAGACAAGCGGGAGAAGTACTACGATGGCAAG GGTATCGGCTGCTACATGTTCCGTATCGATGACTTTGACGTGGTGGACGCCACCATGCATGGCAATGCGGCGCGCTTCATCAACCACTCGTGCGAGCCCAACTGCTACTCGCGCGTCATCAACGTGGAGGGCCAGAAGCACATCGTCATCTTCGCCCTGCGCAAGATCTACCAGGGCGAGGAGCTCACCTACGACTACAAGTTCCCCATCGAAGACCCAGCAAGCAAGCTCAACTGCAACTGCGGGGCCCGGAAATGCAGACGCTTCCTCAACTAG